A single genomic interval of Flavihumibacter rivuli harbors:
- a CDS encoding alpha/beta fold hydrolase, whose product MQRMKVYFIPGLGADKRVFHHIRLPEPLEIVHLEWLKPAKGEPLVQYAHRMAEQINTDEPFSLVGLSFGGMLATEISLVKTPRHTVLISSIAHPSQLPVYYKITRPLQLHRVIPMALFKKASLAKRLFTTETAEDKALLRRIIDESDTDFLRWALGAILEWRQEGNPGALFHIHGTADRLLPFSKVRPTHTIKGAGHLMVMNRADEVNNILIEILTS is encoded by the coding sequence ATGCAGCGTATGAAAGTGTATTTTATTCCCGGCCTGGGGGCCGACAAAAGGGTTTTCCACCATATCCGGCTGCCTGAGCCCCTGGAGATCGTTCACCTTGAATGGCTGAAGCCTGCAAAGGGAGAGCCACTGGTGCAGTATGCCCACAGAATGGCTGAGCAGATCAACACTGACGAACCTTTCTCCCTCGTGGGCCTGTCTTTTGGGGGGATGCTGGCCACAGAGATCTCTTTGGTGAAAACTCCCCGCCATACAGTACTGATCTCCAGTATTGCCCATCCTTCACAATTGCCGGTCTATTATAAAATAACCCGGCCTTTGCAGCTGCATAGGGTGATCCCAATGGCTCTGTTTAAAAAGGCCTCCCTGGCCAAACGCCTCTTCACTACAGAAACGGCGGAGGATAAGGCCCTGCTCCGACGGATCATTGATGAGAGTGATACGGATTTCCTCCGCTGGGCTTTGGGGGCTATCCTTGAATGGCGGCAAGAGGGTAATCCCGGGGCACTGTTCCATATCCATGGCACGGCTGACCGGTTATTGCCTTTTTCGAAGGTCAGGCCCACCCATACCATCAAAGGCGCCGGCCACCTGATGGTCATGAATCGTGCCGACGAAGTGAACAATATTCTTATCGAGATATTGACCAGTTAA
- a CDS encoding Tex family protein — protein MEPKYIQVIAQKLSLTLKQVNNVYDLQAEGATVPFMARYRKEATGNLDEVAINSIVEEVKYFTELDKRKDTVLKTIDAAGKLTPELRSRIENCIDATELEDIYLPYKPKRKTRATQAIEKGLEPLAKMLFEQGSIDPASEANAFINEQVKDVKEALQGARDIIAEWVAENEQARNSVRKQFQESAVLVSRVLSSKKEEEEAQKYRDYFEFSEPLSKCPSHRILAIRRGEKEGYLIMDINIEKQEGIDSLERIFVKNGSEAAKEVKTAVADSFDRLLKPSIENEFRMSSKTLADEEAIQVFAENLRQLLLASPLGSKKVLALDPGYRTGCKLVCLDAQGNLVHNTAIYPHPPQNEWQQSVSTIRQLVEKYGIEAIGVGNGTAGRETEQLVRSIDFGRPVSIFQVNESGASIYSASDVAREEFPDHDVTVRGAVSIGRRLLDPLSELVKIDPKSIGVGQYQHDVNQSRLKESLDKVVESCVNHVGVDLNTASKHLLMYVSGLSTTLAKNIVEYRAKNGAFQSREELKKVSLMGPKTFEQCAGFLRIRDAANPLDNSAVHPESYHVVEAMARDLGCSVADLIRNTEKRKQINRKQYISEKIGEFTIEDILKELEKPGRDPRAQIEEFRFDDTIKSIEDVKVGMVVPGIVTNITKFGVFVDIGVKQDGLVHISQLSNTYVSDPSEVVKLQQRVTVTVTEVDVARKRIGLSMKDHSKAAPKASSKPNDKGKKPAPAAANNPFQSKLMELKKKFND, from the coding sequence ATGGAACCGAAGTATATACAAGTAATTGCCCAGAAACTGTCCCTGACACTCAAGCAGGTGAACAATGTTTATGACCTGCAGGCAGAAGGCGCTACAGTGCCTTTCATGGCCCGATACAGGAAGGAGGCTACCGGCAACCTTGATGAGGTGGCCATCAACTCCATCGTTGAAGAGGTAAAGTATTTCACCGAACTGGATAAAAGGAAGGATACGGTATTGAAGACGATCGATGCAGCCGGGAAACTTACCCCGGAATTGAGGTCGAGGATCGAAAACTGTATTGATGCCACTGAACTGGAAGATATTTACCTGCCCTATAAACCCAAGCGCAAGACCCGCGCTACGCAAGCCATTGAAAAGGGACTTGAGCCGCTGGCCAAAATGCTCTTTGAGCAGGGAAGTATTGATCCTGCCTCGGAAGCCAATGCCTTCATCAACGAGCAGGTGAAGGATGTGAAAGAAGCCTTGCAAGGCGCAAGGGATATCATTGCTGAATGGGTGGCCGAGAACGAACAGGCCAGGAATAGTGTGCGCAAGCAATTCCAGGAATCTGCCGTGCTGGTGTCAAGGGTATTGAGCTCCAAGAAGGAGGAGGAAGAAGCCCAGAAATACCGCGACTATTTCGAATTCAGTGAGCCCTTGTCCAAATGTCCTTCCCACCGCATACTGGCCATCAGGCGTGGTGAGAAGGAAGGCTACCTCATCATGGATATCAATATTGAAAAACAGGAAGGGATCGATTCCCTTGAACGCATTTTCGTAAAGAACGGTTCTGAAGCTGCAAAGGAAGTAAAGACCGCGGTTGCGGATAGCTTTGATCGTCTGTTGAAGCCTTCCATTGAGAATGAATTCCGCATGAGCAGCAAGACCCTTGCTGATGAGGAAGCGATCCAGGTTTTTGCAGAGAACCTGAGGCAGTTGCTGCTGGCATCTCCATTAGGTTCAAAGAAGGTGTTGGCGCTTGATCCCGGTTACAGGACGGGTTGTAAGTTGGTTTGCCTCGATGCACAAGGTAACCTGGTTCATAATACAGCCATCTATCCGCATCCGCCACAGAACGAATGGCAGCAAAGTGTTTCGACCATCCGGCAGTTGGTGGAGAAGTATGGTATTGAGGCGATAGGTGTAGGGAATGGTACTGCTGGCCGCGAAACGGAGCAATTGGTTCGGAGCATTGATTTTGGAAGGCCGGTGAGCATTTTCCAGGTCAATGAGAGCGGCGCTTCTATCTATTCCGCGTCAGATGTGGCAAGGGAAGAATTCCCTGATCATGACGTAACTGTTCGTGGTGCGGTAAGCATAGGCCGAAGGTTATTGGATCCGCTGAGTGAGCTGGTGAAGATCGATCCCAAATCAATTGGTGTAGGTCAATACCAGCATGATGTGAACCAGAGCAGGTTAAAGGAAAGCCTGGACAAGGTAGTGGAGAGTTGTGTGAACCATGTTGGTGTAGACCTGAATACGGCCAGTAAGCATTTGCTGATGTATGTATCCGGGCTCAGTACAACCCTTGCAAAGAATATTGTGGAGTACAGGGCAAAGAACGGGGCATTCCAGAGCAGGGAAGAACTGAAGAAGGTCAGCCTGATGGGGCCAAAGACATTTGAGCAGTGTGCAGGGTTCCTGCGTATCAGGGATGCTGCTAATCCGCTTGATAACAGTGCCGTTCACCCGGAAAGCTACCATGTGGTGGAAGCGATGGCCAGGGACCTGGGTTGTTCTGTAGCAGACCTCATCAGGAATACAGAGAAGCGGAAGCAGATCAACAGGAAACAATATATCTCAGAAAAGATCGGTGAGTTCACTATTGAGGATATTCTCAAGGAACTCGAAAAGCCCGGTCGTGATCCCCGCGCGCAAATTGAGGAGTTCCGATTTGACGATACCATCAAAAGCATTGAGGATGTAAAAGTGGGCATGGTGGTGCCGGGTATCGTGACCAATATTACCAAGTTTGGTGTATTTGTGGACATAGGTGTAAAGCAGGATGGACTGGTGCATATTTCCCAGTTGAGCAATACCTATGTTAGTGATCCTTCAGAAGTGGTGAAGTTGCAGCAGAGAGTTACCGTGACAGTAACCGAGGTGGATGTGGCGAGGAAAAGGATCGGCCTGTCTATGAAGGACCATAGCAAGGCAGCCCCAAAAGCATCTTCCAAACCGAATGATAAGGGAAAAAAGCCGGCACCTGCCGCTGCCAATAATCCTTTCCAATCAAAACTGATGGAATTGAAGAAGAAGTTCAATGACTAA
- a CDS encoding aminotransferase class IV produces the protein MSHLLFHDGQFYRDDKVLAGANSRALRYGDGLFETMKVNREKVQLGEWHMERLFHGLRLLHFDLPHYFTPQYLLEKMVQLAHRNGHGRLARIRLMVFRGNGGLYDPENHYPHHVIQTWTLPDANHQWNENGLVVGVHEQARKAIDVLANCKTNNYLTYILGALEAKKQKWNDALMLNTNGNICDATIANVFLVKGDRLFTPALGEGPVAGVIRRYLIETLSSKGIEVEESSVSQALLLEADEVFLTNTSYGMRWVQRIGEKTYTGTRSRELYREIIAPLFGP, from the coding sequence ATGTCACACCTGCTTTTTCATGATGGCCAGTTCTACAGGGATGATAAGGTGTTGGCAGGAGCCAACAGCAGGGCGCTCCGCTATGGTGATGGTTTGTTTGAGACCATGAAAGTGAACAGGGAGAAGGTACAGCTAGGTGAATGGCATATGGAGCGATTGTTTCATGGGCTGCGCCTGCTGCATTTTGACTTGCCCCATTATTTTACTCCCCAATACCTGTTGGAAAAGATGGTGCAATTGGCCCATCGCAATGGCCATGGCCGGTTAGCGCGGATACGATTGATGGTGTTCAGGGGAAACGGCGGCTTGTATGACCCCGAAAACCATTACCCCCACCATGTGATCCAGACCTGGACCTTGCCTGATGCCAACCATCAATGGAATGAGAATGGACTGGTAGTAGGAGTACATGAGCAGGCCCGGAAGGCTATTGACGTGTTGGCGAACTGCAAAACCAATAACTACCTTACATATATCCTGGGCGCACTGGAAGCGAAGAAACAGAAGTGGAATGACGCATTGATGCTGAACACCAACGGTAATATCTGCGATGCTACAATCGCCAATGTGTTCCTGGTGAAAGGGGATAGGCTATTTACTCCAGCATTGGGGGAAGGACCTGTTGCGGGAGTGATCAGGCGCTACCTCATCGAGACCCTTTCCTCCAAAGGGATTGAAGTAGAAGAGTCCTCTGTTTCACAAGCGTTGCTGCTGGAAGCTGATGAGGTCTTCCTGACGAATACCAGCTATGGCATGCGTTGGGTGCAGCGGATCGGGGAGAAGACCTATACGGGTACCAGGTCCCGGGAGCTATACCGGGAAATCATTGCGCCATTGTTTGGCCCCTGA